TCAAAATCCATTATTAGAACCACATCCCTAGATTTTACTGTATCTAGAAATCTTTTTATCCATATAGAGCATTGTTGTTGGGAGGAAGCTATATAGCTATTCCATTTTTGTTTCTCTCTACCAAATCTCTTTATAGCTGTAACTATCTGAAGAAATGATTTGCCTAGATCCATTATATCCATATCCGTCTTCACAGGATTTCTAAGGGCGTCTAAAGACATTTTAAGCCATATTCTTAGTGATTTAGGTATATATCTAAGTCCATCTAGAACCCATGTAAATACACCTATAGATCCATATAAACTCTTCACCAATCCTCTTGCTCTTTCATATCCATAGACATAGAGAACTGTTGCAATAGCCGGGAAATGGAATCCTAGATGTATAGATAGATCTATGCTTCCCCAGAACTTTGGATTTATCTCAATGACGTAGTAATCTCCTGTTTCAGGATCCATCCTCGTCTCAATCATTATATGTCCACTCCAATTCAGTATTTCAATAGCTTTTCTACCAATTGATATAAGTGATGGGTCATAGACATATCCTCTAGCCTCAAGACTAGCACCACCTATAGGCTCATACTCAATAACTCTCTCATGAGTAAACTCTAGAAGTGGTTTACCCATATATGAAACTGTATAGTAACCTCTTCCAACACCCTCAACATATTCCTGGATAATGCATGGAGCTCTAGATCTAGCTTCTCTAATAGCCGAGTCATAGTCAAGATGATAACTAGGGTTTGAGGCATCTCCCAAACCCTTTACAACAAGTGGTGGTTTTAAAGAGCTAATTTCGTCTATAGAATCATTCCTATATAGAACTTGTCTTGGAAATGGTAATACACTACTCAATCTTTCATAGATTTTAACTTTATTAGATGCAAATAAAATATCTTCATACCTAGGAGCAACAACCTTTACACCTCTATCCTCAAAAACATCTCTATATTTGCTAAACATCAGGGTATCAATAAAATCTACTGGTACAACCCCTATACAGCCATGTCTATATGCAACTGAAGCAACAGCTAAAACCCATTTAACACTATTTCTCTCAACATTAAACATATATCTACTATCAAAATATCGTGATGCTAGAAAAGGATGAAAGGTATGGAAAACACCAATGGTTTTAAACATTAGAATCTTCTTAATAGATTTTGCTATAGCTATAGACTTTCTCGATGCTGCTGATGCTATCACTATACATTCTGTATCCAATGATGGGACACCGCTATTAATAAACCTCAGAAATATAGTGTTAAATACTTTTGTGTGGTGTCTATGGAGAAGATGTTACTAGTATTGACACATGATGTTGACTGGAGTAGGAGAGGCCCCTCTGAGTTACATGTGATTCAAAGGTTTGATAGATTTTCATTTGAGGATAAGCTTAGATTCTTTACATTGAGGGAGAATCTATATGATGGTATAAGAGATATTATGGAGGTAGAGGAGAGATATGGAATCAAATCAACATTCTTCTTCAGACCATTCTACGATGATAATACCTCTATTGAGCTTTATAGTGATATTATTTCAGAACTAGTTAGAAGGGGCTGGGAAATAGGGCTTCATGCAAATAATACAAGTTCTATTGAGTCTATTTCTCAGGAAAAGAAAGAGATTGAGAGGATATGTGGATGTAGAGTTAGGAGTATGCGAGCTCATTATCTAAGAATAGATATTTCAACTATAGGAAAGCTTAGTGCTATAGGTTTAGAGCTTGATAGTAGTATATGTCTATCAAGAGATGGTCTATCTATAGAGAGCTCAGGATGTTTCCTAATCGATAATGTTATTGAGTTACCAATAACAATTATGGATACATATATGTTTACATATTGGAGGATTAGTCCTGATAAAGTATTTGAGGTATTGTTAACAAGTCTTAGAAAATTATATGAATCTAGTATTAGAATAGCGACAATTTTATGGCATACAAATAGTATAAGGATGATCGGTGGTAGAGAGTATCTAAGGTTTATTGAAGATTTATTGAGATATGAATGGATTGAACCTATAAGGGTTATTGATATAAGGAGTCTTAGATATCTATGTACTAATAGGAATATTATCTAAACTCGCTAGAATGTCTTTATCAAACCGCTTCTTATTGCTATATCCATATATTTTCTAGCTCTATAGATATGCTCCCTAATTTCATATTCAAGTTCATTTCTAGATAGTTTTCTTCTTGCGTATCCAAGCTCCATTGCTTTCTCTGCAACAGCTATAGCCTCTCTAACATACATCTCTTGTTCCTCCATACTAGGTATAATTCTATCTTCACTAAGACCTGTTTCCTCAGTATACTTCGCAATTGCATATGCAGCAGCTATAAACATTTCATCAGTCATCTTCCTAGCTCTAACAGTTAGAATACCTCTAAATACAGCTGGAAATCCAAGACTATTATTTACCTGGTTTGGAAAATCAGATCTACCTGTAGCAACAATTCTTGCACCAGCCCCCTTCACTTCCCAAGGCCATATCTCTGGGATGGGATTTGAACATGCAAATACAATTGCATCTCTATTCATCTTCGATACCCACTCCTTCTTAATGACCCCTGGACCTGGTCTAGACATGGCTATAACAACATCAGCTCCATCCATAGCTTCAGCTATTCCACCTCTAACATTGGGACTCGTCTCTATAGCTAATTGATACTTCCATGGATTATACCTCTTGATATGCTCCATATCCTCTCTCTCTGGATAGATAATGCCTTTAGTATCAACAGCAATAATATTCTTAGGATTTGCACCAACAATCTTTAGATATCTATAGATAGCTATATTAGCAGCACCAGCACCTATAAGAGCTATTCTCACATCCCTAATATTT
Above is a genomic segment from Ignisphaera aggregans DSM 17230 containing:
- a CDS encoding protein of unknown function DUF201 (InterPro IPR003806:IPR011761~KEGG: mem:Memar_1598 ATP-grasp enzyme-like protein~PFAM: protein of unknown function DUF201~SPTR: A3CVX7 ATP-grasp enzyme-like protein); its protein translation is MDTECIVIASAASRKSIAIAKSIKKILMFKTIGVFHTFHPFLASRYFDSRYMFNVERNSVKWVLAVASVAYRHGCIGVVPVDFIDTLMFSKYRDVFEDRGVKVVAPRYEDILFASNKVKIYERLSSVLPFPRQVLYRNDSIDEISSLKPPLVVKGLGDASNPSYHLDYDSAIREARSRAPCIIQEYVEGVGRGYYTVSYMGKPLLEFTHERVIEYEPIGGASLEARGYVYDPSLISIGRKAIEILNWSGHIMIETRMDPETGDYYVIEINPKFWGSIDLSIHLGFHFPAIATVLYVYGYERARGLVKSLYGSIGVFTWVLDGLRYIPKSLRIWLKMSLDALRNPVKTDMDIMDLGKSFLQIVTAIKRFGREKQKWNSYIASSQQQCSIWIKRFLDTVKSRDVVLIMDFDGTIAELPIDWTAIKRELVSRGYLYRWESIRRGLHRLWNQNRDIYNEASKIIEKYEESVLDKAKLLIHVTDVERIHRYFPICIASKQASNIIQRFLAKYGLERYIDIVIGRDWGVGPDKYSLYRACIDNTKKRNAIVLDDGLDYLIKAYRLNLAPIHINNRYNVYIALRSIRLGIPSLNIIEAFNLIYNTIRNLYY
- a CDS encoding conserved hypothetical protein (KEGG: mba:Mbar_A1140 hypothetical protein~SPTR: B3T5S3 Putative Polysaccharide deacetylase~PFAM: Polysaccharide deacetylase), with the translated sequence MEKMLLVLTHDVDWSRRGPSELHVIQRFDRFSFEDKLRFFTLRENLYDGIRDIMEVEERYGIKSTFFFRPFYDDNTSIELYSDIISELVRRGWEIGLHANNTSSIESISQEKKEIERICGCRVRSMRAHYLRIDISTIGKLSAIGLELDSSICLSRDGLSIESSGCFLIDNVIELPITIMDTYMFTYWRISPDKVFEVLLTSLRKLYESSIRIATILWHTNSIRMIGGREYLRFIEDLLRYEWIEPIRVIDIRSLRYLCTNRNII
- a CDS encoding Malate dehydrogenase (oxaloacetate-decarboxylating) (COGs: COG0281 Malic enzyme~InterPro IPR012302:IPR012301~KEGG: pis:Pisl_1691 malate dehydrogenase~PFAM: malic protein NAD-binding; malic protein domain protein~PRIAM: Malate dehydrogenase (oxaloacetate-decarboxylating)~SPTR: A1RV60 Malate dehydrogenase (Oxaloacetate-decarboxylating)~PFAM: Malic enzyme, NAD binding domain; Malic enzyme, N-terminal domain), with translation MSMALDDKLNAKALSMHKLYRGKIEVVPKVPIENINDFSIWYTPGVAATSKAIYDAIMMGEDISCEYTNRCNTALVVSDGSRVLGLGNIGPLAALPVMEGKALLFKYLGGVDAIPLVINERDPDRFISIVKSLEYSFGAINLEDIESPKCFYILERLQEILDIPVWHDDQQGTALVTIAALINALKIVGKNIRDVRIALIGAGAANIAIYRYLKIVGANPKNIIAVDTKGIIYPEREDMEHIKRYNPWKYQLAIETSPNVRGGIAEAMDGADVVIAMSRPGPGVIKKEWVSKMNRDAIVFACSNPIPEIWPWEVKGAGARIVATGRSDFPNQVNNSLGFPAVFRGILTVRARKMTDEMFIAAAYAIAKYTEETGLSEDRIIPSMEEQEMYVREAIAVAEKAMELGYARRKLSRNELEYEIREHIYRARKYMDIAIRSGLIKTF